The DNA region GCCGGCTACCGCCTCTACACCCCCCAGACCCTCGCCCGGCTGGCATTCGTCTGGAAAGCCAAGGCGCTCGGCATTGCGCTGGCCGACATCCGCCGCATCCTCCTCGTCCGTGACGAGGGCCGGCCGCCCTGCGCGCACGTGGCGGCCCTCGTCCGCGCCAACCTGGCCAGGGTGGAGGCGCAGCTCGCCCACCTCGAGCGTCTGCGGCGGGACCTGCGGCGCCTGCAGCGGAGGCTGCGCCGGGCGGTCCGGGCCGAGCCCCGGTCGGCAGAGGACTGCCCCTGCTTTGCGCTCATCCAACATCCGCCAGCGTCCCGCCCCCGGCAGCCCCGCCGACGCGACCGGGCGGGGCGCAGGCCGGGACGAGGGCGGAGATCCGGGCAAGCGGGAGGTCCGCGAGACGATGGCTAGGGCGCCGCACACCGACGAGATCTACGACCTGGTCATCCTCGGCTCGGGGACGACC from Armatimonadota bacterium includes:
- a CDS encoding MerR family DNA-binding protein, coding for MLTIGHLARLAGVGTKTLRYYDHLGLVPPASRSPAGYRLYTPQTLARLAFVWKAKALGIALADIRRILLVRDEGRPPCAHVAALVRANLARVEAQLAHLERLRRDLRRLQRRLRRAVRAEPRSAEDCPCFALIQHPPASRPRQPRRRDRAGRRPGRGRRSGQAGGPRDDG